The region CACCAGAGTGTTGATCGGCTGTGGAGGTGGAGGGATCATTGGGATGGTCTCTGGCGAGACTCCTGAAGAATTTGAAGATCAAGCGGCCTTAAGTTTGACTTTAGCCCGATTGCCGGGTATTCAGGTCAATGCCTTTTACATTGATACCGAAGAATTACCCGATCTCGATGGCCCTCCCGATCCATGGGTGGAGTTAGTGGGGGTATCTCCCGAACGCCATCCCCATTTGATTCTCTTGGGCGATCCGATGTCCCCTGGTTTGAATGATTTGCTTCAAGGTTTAGATTTTGCCTATCCCCATAGTCTGAAAGTGGGGGGGTTGGCTAGTTCAAGTCCGGTCAATCAAGGCAGTAGTTTATTTTATAACTACGAACTCTATAGCGAGGGAATCGTGGGTTTAGCCCTGAGTGGCAACATTGCCGTAGAGACGATTGTAGCTCAAGGTTGCCGTCCCATTGGTTCGATTTATCAAATTACCAAGGCTGAACGTAATATTGTTTTAGAATTGCAAGAAGAAGAAGCTAGTGGATTTCAGGGCGGTAAAACTGGGGTTCCCTTGGAAATTTTACGCGAAACTGTGGCTAACTTAAGTGAAGAAGACCGGGAGTTGGCCCAAGATTCCCTGTTTGTAGGCGTGGCAACGGATAGTTTTAAGACTGAGCTGGAACCGGAGGATTTTTTAATTCGCAATTTGTTGGGGATTGATCCCAGGATAGGTGCTTTGGCGATCGCCGAACGGGTGCGAATTGCTCAACGGATTCAATTTCATCTGCGGGATGCTTTAGCCTCCCAAGAAGAGTTACGAACTCTATTGGAGCGATACCAGCAGCAATTAGATCAGCACACTGGGGGCAAGCTGTTCTTGTCATCAAGTTGTCCTTCCAAAGTGGGTGCTTTAATGTTTACCTGTTTGGGGCGAGGAGAACAACTGTATGACGAGCCGAATGTTGATTCAGGATTATTTCAGAGATACTTTCCATCGATTCCCCTGAGTGGTTTTTTCTGTCAAGGTGAGATTGGCCCAGTGGGTGGTAATACGTTTTTACATGGATATAC is a window of Roseofilum reptotaenium CS-1145 DNA encoding:
- a CDS encoding FIST signal transduction protein; the protein is MQWANALSTRPSLEAAISEVVETVHRQMPEPASIALVFISSAFTSEFSRLMPLLQEKLNTRVLIGCGGGGIIGMVSGETPEEFEDQAALSLTLARLPGIQVNAFYIDTEELPDLDGPPDPWVELVGVSPERHPHLILLGDPMSPGLNDLLQGLDFAYPHSLKVGGLASSSPVNQGSSLFYNYELYSEGIVGLALSGNIAVETIVAQGCRPIGSIYQITKAERNIVLELQEEEASGFQGGKTGVPLEILRETVANLSEEDRELAQDSLFVGVATDSFKTELEPEDFLIRNLLGIDPRIGALAIAERVRIAQRIQFHLRDALASQEELRTLLERYQQQLDQHTGGKLFLSSSCPSKVGALMFTCLGRGEQLYDEPNVDSGLFQRYFPSIPLSGFFCQGEIGPVGGNTFLHGYTSVFAIFYQP